From one Halothece sp. PCC 7418 genomic stretch:
- the zds gene encoding 9,9'-di-cis-zeta-carotene desaturase, translating into MRVAIVGAGLAGLSTAVNLADAGWEVEIYESRPFVGGKVGSWVDADGNHVEMGLHVFFGCYYHLFRLMEKVGAIAHLRLKEHTHTFINEGGKVGELDFRFLTGAPFNGLKAFFTTSQLSTVDKMANSLALGTSPIVRGLVDLDGAMKTIRDLDKISFADWFRSHGGNDGSLKRMWNPIAYALGFIDTENISARCMLTIFQLFAARTEASVLRMLEGSPQEYLHQPILDYLEARGAKIYTRRRVREVLSEEKDGKTSVTGIVVANGEETETITADAYVAACDVPGIKRLLPEDWRKWSEFDNIYKLDAVPVATVQLRFDGWVTELQDPQKRKQLEQAAGLDNLLYTPDADFSCFADLALTSPGDYYREGEGSLLQLVLTPGDPFIKENNSAIAQHVLDQVHKLFPSSRELNMTWYSVVKLAQSLYREAPGMDVYRPHQKTPVDNFFLAGSYTQQDYIDSMEGATISGERAANVILEINH; encoded by the coding sequence ATGCGAGTTGCAATTGTTGGTGCAGGTTTAGCTGGACTTTCTACCGCCGTTAACTTAGCGGATGCGGGATGGGAGGTGGAAATTTATGAGTCTCGTCCCTTTGTTGGCGGTAAAGTGGGTAGTTGGGTAGATGCCGATGGCAATCATGTTGAAATGGGATTGCACGTCTTTTTTGGCTGCTATTACCACTTGTTTCGCTTAATGGAAAAAGTGGGCGCGATCGCGCATTTACGCCTCAAGGAACATACCCACACTTTTATCAACGAAGGGGGAAAAGTGGGAGAGTTGGATTTTCGGTTTCTCACGGGCGCACCCTTCAATGGCTTAAAAGCCTTTTTTACCACTTCACAACTCTCAACTGTTGATAAAATGGCGAACTCCCTCGCCTTAGGCACAAGCCCTATTGTCAGAGGCTTAGTGGATTTGGATGGCGCAATGAAAACCATCCGCGATTTAGATAAAATTAGTTTTGCCGACTGGTTTAGATCGCATGGTGGAAATGATGGCAGCTTGAAACGGATGTGGAATCCGATCGCGTATGCGTTAGGCTTTATCGACACGGAAAATATTTCGGCACGGTGTATGTTGACAATTTTTCAGTTATTTGCTGCTCGGACCGAAGCCTCAGTGTTGCGAATGCTGGAAGGGTCACCCCAAGAATATCTCCATCAGCCCATTTTAGATTACTTAGAAGCAAGAGGGGCAAAAATTTACACTCGTCGTCGGGTGCGAGAAGTGTTGTCTGAAGAAAAAGATGGCAAAACTTCTGTCACAGGAATTGTCGTTGCGAATGGAGAAGAAACCGAAACCATTACCGCAGATGCTTATGTCGCTGCGTGTGATGTTCCTGGTATTAAACGCTTACTCCCTGAAGATTGGCGCAAATGGTCAGAATTCGATAATATCTACAAATTAGATGCGGTTCCCGTGGCAACAGTACAATTGCGCTTCGATGGTTGGGTCACAGAACTACAAGATCCCCAAAAGCGGAAACAATTAGAACAGGCTGCGGGACTGGATAATCTCCTTTATACACCTGATGCTGACTTTTCTTGCTTTGCCGATCTTGCTTTAACCAGCCCTGGTGATTATTATCGGGAGGGAGAAGGGTCACTCTTACAGTTGGTGTTAACCCCAGGCGATCCGTTTATTAAAGAAAATAATAGCGCGATCGCGCAGCACGTCCTTGATCAAGTCCACAAATTATTCCCTTCTTCTCGGGAATTAAACATGACTTGGTATAGTGTGGTAAAGCTCGCTCAATCGCTTTATCGGGAAGCACCAGGCATGGATGTCTATCGTCCTCATCAAAAAACCCCTGTTGACAATTTCTTCCTTGCTGGAAGTTACACCCAACAGGACTACATTGATAGCATGGAAGGGGCAACGATTTCTGGGGAAAGAGCAGCCAATGTAATTTTAGAAATTAATCATTAA
- the tsaE gene encoding tRNA (adenosine(37)-N6)-threonylcarbamoyltransferase complex ATPase subunit type 1 TsaE, whose translation MKESHWHVSLAETKATQELGKLFATFLPPNSVVLLFGDLGAGKTTFVQGLGEGLGITTPIVSPTFTLVNEYLEGKMPLYHLDLYRLENKSAIAQLCPETYWEGKEVTPGITAIEWAERLPYFPSSYLQVKLLKTNDSRQAMVEVIQS comes from the coding sequence ATGAAGGAATCACATTGGCACGTTTCTCTTGCAGAGACGAAAGCGACACAAGAATTAGGAAAACTCTTTGCAACATTTCTTCCTCCCAATAGCGTGGTGTTACTCTTTGGGGATTTGGGTGCAGGGAAAACTACCTTTGTGCAAGGCTTAGGGGAAGGGTTAGGGATTACAACCCCCATTGTTAGTCCCACATTTACCTTAGTCAATGAGTATTTAGAGGGGAAAATGCCTCTCTATCATTTAGATTTATATCGCTTAGAAAATAAAAGCGCGATCGCGCAACTCTGTCCAGAAACCTATTGGGAAGGAAAAGAAGTCACCCCTGGGATTACAGCCATTGAATGGGCGGAAAGACTCCCCTATTTCCCCTCTTCCTATCTGCAAGTGAAGCTACTGAAAACCAACGATTCCCGCCAAGCGATGGTGGAGGTGATCCAGTCATGA
- a CDS encoding histidine triad nucleotide-binding protein — translation MSDTIFSKIINREIPADIVYEDDRALAFNDINPQAPTHILVIPKKPIPQLASAEASDQDLLGHLLLIVKQVAADAGLQNGYRVVLNNGSDGGQTVDHLHLHILGGRSMQWPPG, via the coding sequence ATGAGTGACACCATTTTCAGCAAAATTATCAACCGCGAGATTCCAGCCGATATCGTTTATGAAGACGATCGCGCACTGGCTTTTAACGATATTAATCCTCAAGCCCCAACCCATATCTTAGTCATCCCCAAGAAGCCCATTCCTCAACTGGCTTCCGCAGAAGCATCCGATCAAGACCTCCTTGGGCATTTATTACTGATTGTTAAGCAAGTGGCTGCGGATGCAGGTTTACAAAACGGCTATCGCGTCGTCCTCAATAATGGCTCTGATGGGGGTCAAACCGTTGATCACCTGCACTTACACATCCTTGGTGGGCGATCAATGCAATGGCCCCCTGGCTAA
- the psbA gene encoding photosystem II q(b) protein, with translation MTTTLQQQQSQNIWERFCQWVTSTDNRLYIGWFGVLMIPTLLTATTCFIIAFIAAPPVDIDGIREPVAGSLLYGNNIISGAVVPSSNAIGLHFYPIWEAASLDEWLYNGGPYQLIAFHFLIGVFCYLGREWELSYRLGMRPWICVAFSAPVAAATAVFLIYPIGQGSFSDGMPLGISGTFNFMFVFQAEHNILMHPFHMLGVAGVFGGALFSAMHGSLVTSSLVRETTENESQNNGYKFGQEEETYNIVAAHGYFGRLIFQYASFNNSRSLHFFLAAWPVVGIWFTALGISTMAFNLNGFNFNQSILDSQGRVINTWADVLNRANLGFEVMHERNAHNFPLDLAAGEATPVAMQAPEING, from the coding sequence ATGACAACCACTTTACAGCAACAACAAAGCCAGAATATCTGGGAACGGTTTTGCCAGTGGGTCACCAGCACCGACAACCGCCTTTACATTGGCTGGTTCGGCGTTCTCATGATCCCCACCCTCTTAACCGCAACCACCTGCTTCATTATCGCGTTCATTGCAGCGCCTCCCGTTGACATCGACGGAATCCGTGAGCCTGTCGCTGGTTCTTTACTCTACGGAAACAACATCATCTCTGGTGCAGTTGTTCCCTCCTCCAACGCGATCGGACTTCACTTCTATCCCATCTGGGAAGCAGCATCCTTAGATGAATGGCTCTACAACGGTGGACCTTACCAGTTAATCGCATTCCACTTCTTAATCGGAGTTTTCTGCTACCTCGGACGTGAGTGGGAACTTTCCTACCGTCTCGGAATGCGCCCTTGGATTTGCGTTGCGTTCTCCGCACCCGTTGCAGCAGCAACCGCAGTTTTCTTAATCTATCCCATCGGACAAGGTTCTTTCTCCGACGGAATGCCCTTAGGAATCAGTGGTACTTTCAACTTCATGTTCGTGTTCCAAGCTGAGCACAACATCCTCATGCACCCCTTCCACATGCTCGGTGTAGCAGGTGTCTTCGGTGGCGCATTATTCTCCGCTATGCACGGTTCTCTCGTCACTTCCAGCTTAGTTCGCGAGACCACAGAAAACGAAAGCCAAAACAACGGCTACAAATTCGGACAAGAAGAAGAAACTTACAACATTGTTGCAGCCCACGGCTACTTCGGTCGTCTCATCTTCCAATATGCGAGCTTCAACAACAGCCGTAGCTTACACTTCTTCTTAGCAGCATGGCCCGTAGTTGGCATCTGGTTCACTGCTTTAGGAATCAGCACCATGGCTTTCAACCTCAACGGATTCAACTTCAACCAATCCATCTTAGATAGCCAAGGTCGTGTCATCAACACTTGGGCGGACGTATTAAACCGCGCTAACTTAGGATTTGAAGTCATGCACGAACGTAACGCGCACAACTTCCCCTTAGACTTAGCTGCTGGTGAAGCGACTCCCGTTGCGATGCAAGCACCTGAAATCAACGGCTAA
- a CDS encoding phosphotransferase: MTVDDYERDCALRSQPPIKPTSVSALRCAVTYSAIALEAVTATVMSHYDIGEVRSCKFWYHGLSDIYHIDTLSHRYIFRISHHHWRSRSEIQFELEFLTFLRHHQLPVASPLPTNTGELCLDLIAPEGERYGTLFEYAEGSVPIGDLDCTQSHRLGETVAKLHQASYHFSPLSHKSSLTSELMIDDAIEVIVPFLEQRPWDAETLCAIAQRTKEQLQNLPQTPPFWTVCWGDPHSGNVHFTDNNQLTLFDFDQCGYSWRAFDLAKFRQVSMQAGCSPKIRQAFLHGYQNITALSPLERDCLPALTTAAYIWAWGIHLNRAMSFEYSRLDDRYFTRRLEHLKQLHADNGRIF; encoded by the coding sequence ATGACTGTCGATGATTATGAGCGCGATTGTGCCTTGCGTAGCCAACCTCCGATTAAACCCACCTCTGTTAGTGCTCTCAGGTGTGCTGTTACGTACTCAGCGATAGCACTGGAAGCCGTTACTGCTACTGTCATGTCCCACTATGATATTGGGGAAGTCAGAAGCTGTAAATTTTGGTATCATGGCTTAAGTGATATTTATCATATTGATACTTTAAGTCATCGTTATATTTTCCGCATTTCTCATCACCATTGGCGATCGCGCTCGGAAATTCAATTTGAACTAGAATTCCTCACTTTCCTCCGTCATCATCAGCTACCTGTTGCCTCTCCTCTTCCGACAAATACGGGAGAACTCTGTTTAGACCTCATCGCCCCAGAAGGGGAACGATACGGAACACTGTTTGAATACGCAGAAGGGTCAGTTCCCATTGGTGATTTGGACTGCACGCAAAGCCATCGTTTAGGAGAAACGGTTGCGAAACTCCATCAAGCCAGCTACCATTTTTCGCCCCTCAGCCACAAGTCTTCTCTGACTTCGGAACTGATGATTGATGATGCTATAGAAGTCATTGTACCTTTTTTGGAACAACGTCCTTGGGACGCAGAAACTTTGTGCGCCATTGCACAACGAACCAAAGAACAACTGCAAAACCTCCCACAAACCCCACCCTTCTGGACAGTTTGTTGGGGCGATCCCCATAGCGGAAACGTCCATTTTACCGACAATAATCAACTCACCCTCTTCGATTTTGATCAATGTGGTTATAGCTGGCGGGCGTTTGATCTTGCTAAATTTCGACAAGTTTCCATGCAAGCAGGATGCAGCCCGAAAATCCGACAAGCCTTCCTCCATGGCTATCAAAATATCACAGCCCTGAGTCCACTGGAAAGAGACTGTTTACCCGCCCTCACCACCGCTGCATATATCTGGGCTTGGGGGATTCACCTGAATCGCGCCATGTCTTTTGAATATAGTCGTTTGGATGATCGTTACTTTACCCGTCGCTTAGAACATTTGAAACAGTTACACGCTGACAATGGTCGGATTTTTTGA
- the yidD gene encoding membrane protein insertion efficiency factor YidD translates to MFKKALIGIIRLYRALVSPLFPPSCRFQPTCSQYAIEAVERFGIIQGTGLAIKRILRCHPLHPGGYDPVPTVKEVRQNQEQITNHE, encoded by the coding sequence ATGTTCAAAAAAGCTCTCATTGGCATCATTCGCCTTTATCGGGCTTTGGTTTCTCCGCTTTTTCCGCCTAGTTGTCGCTTTCAGCCCACTTGTTCTCAATATGCCATCGAAGCCGTAGAACGATTTGGTATCATTCAAGGAACAGGGTTAGCCATCAAACGAATTTTGCGGTGTCATCCTCTTCATCCTGGAGGCTACGATCCCGTTCCGACCGTGAAGGAAGTTCGTCAAAACCAAGAACAAATCACGAATCACGAATAA
- a CDS encoding glycosyltransferase family 4 protein translates to MRIAQIAPLWERVPPPAYGGIELVVGLLTEELVRRGHEVTLFATGDSQTSARLESVYPQAMRLDSKVNDYDIYNAIQLERVYSKADQFDIIHSHVDYSAFPYAQFTNKITPTLHTIHGSFTPEKVKLYHQFRQQHFVSISDAQRALKPDLNYAGTVYNAIDVSSHQYYPKPQDPPYLAFLGRMSPEKAPHYAIAIAKASAIPLKLAGKIDPIDESYFTEQVKPHIDGETIQFLGEVNHDQKNALLGGAIALLFPITWEEPFGLVMLEAMAAGTPVIAMRRGSTSEIVDHEQTGFLCDSLEECVAAVGRIPEINRGTCRESVAKNFGVARMTDGYEAVYRQLWRDQFVRNGHRTAEPTIALAN, encoded by the coding sequence ATGCGGATTGCTCAAATTGCGCCACTGTGGGAAAGAGTTCCCCCTCCCGCTTATGGTGGTATTGAATTGGTCGTGGGTCTATTAACAGAAGAATTAGTCCGCCGAGGTCATGAGGTGACACTATTCGCTACGGGAGATTCTCAAACTTCGGCAAGATTAGAATCGGTTTACCCACAAGCAATGCGACTGGATTCTAAGGTCAACGACTATGACATTTATAATGCCATTCAATTAGAACGAGTGTATTCAAAGGCAGATCAATTCGATATTATCCACTCTCATGTGGATTACTCTGCTTTTCCCTACGCTCAATTTACCAACAAAATTACCCCTACCCTGCATACGATCCATGGGTCATTTACCCCAGAGAAGGTCAAGTTATACCATCAATTTCGGCAGCAACATTTTGTCAGCATTTCCGATGCACAACGCGCCCTCAAACCCGATCTCAACTATGCGGGAACGGTTTATAACGCGATTGATGTCAGTAGCCATCAATATTATCCCAAACCGCAGGATCCACCCTATCTCGCTTTTTTAGGTCGGATGTCCCCTGAAAAAGCCCCCCATTACGCGATCGCGATTGCTAAAGCCAGTGCTATTCCCTTGAAATTGGCTGGAAAAATTGATCCCATAGACGAAAGTTACTTTACAGAACAAGTCAAACCTCATATTGACGGGGAAACTATTCAATTTCTGGGAGAAGTCAACCATGATCAGAAAAATGCCCTTCTTGGTGGCGCGATCGCGCTGCTATTCCCCATCACTTGGGAAGAACCCTTTGGGCTGGTCATGCTGGAAGCAATGGCTGCTGGAACGCCTGTCATTGCAATGCGTCGCGGATCAACTTCTGAGATTGTTGATCACGAACAAACCGGTTTCCTCTGTGATTCGCTTGAGGAGTGTGTTGCTGCTGTTGGTCGGATTCCAGAGATTAATCGCGGAACTTGTCGGGAATCAGTCGCCAAGAATTTTGGTGTCGCGCGAATGACCGATGGTTACGAAGCGGTGTATCGTCAGCTTTGGCGCGATCAGTTTGTTCGCAATGGACATCGCACCGCAGAACCCACGATCGCGTTAGCCAATTAA
- a CDS encoding peroxiredoxin — translation MALAVGTKAPDFTTKDSDGKTVSLSDFKGKMVVLYFYPKDDTPGCTKEAQSFRDNYQKYEDQEMVVLGVSRDDEASHKMFKEKYGLPFTLLADVDGTITKAYDADGGAVSKRITYVIDGEGNISYVDSNVNTSTHADDILSAVK, via the coding sequence ATGGCACTTGCAGTTGGTACAAAAGCACCTGATTTTACAACCAAAGATAGCGATGGTAAAACCGTTTCTCTCTCTGACTTCAAAGGAAAAATGGTTGTTCTCTATTTTTACCCCAAAGATGACACCCCTGGTTGCACAAAAGAAGCACAAAGTTTCCGCGATAACTATCAAAAGTATGAAGACCAAGAAATGGTGGTTTTAGGTGTGAGTCGCGATGATGAGGCTTCTCATAAAATGTTTAAAGAGAAGTATGGGTTGCCCTTTACTCTTCTCGCTGATGTCGATGGGACAATCACCAAAGCCTACGACGCAGATGGTGGAGCCGTTTCTAAGCGTATTACTTATGTGATCGATGGTGAAGGCAATATTAGCTACGTCGATAGCAATGTCAATACCAGCACCCATGCTGATGATATCCTAAGCGCGGTGAAATAG
- a CDS encoding glycosyltransferase family 1 protein produces the protein MLKQQANSTLPFPMTQLQVPNRQPIALISVHGDPAAEIGSEEAGGQNVYVRQLGEALAARGWQVDLFTRKADPDAPEIVEHSPHCRTIRLQAGPETFIPRDRLFEYLPQFITAWEKYQSKSRYPLIHTNYWLSGWVGLQLQKRYNLQWLHTYHSLGAVKYQATNQLPLIASKRLHIEREILENCDRVIATSPQEEEHLREFVSSQGEIQIIPCGTDTKRFSPQPKAEAKAKLGFSSDEQIVLYVGRFDPRKGIETLVRAFAHSVAEKRKLVIVGGSDEKRGDNSERDRIVELGEELGLRDRVVFAGRIGHQLLPTYYASADVTVVPSHYEPFGLVAIEAMACGTPVIASDVGGLRFTVIHNQTGLLVSPQDEMGFAHAMEHILNHPHYAQKLQRRAIKRVQNYFSWSGVAGQLSGVYRNLLAASLMSESVLPQVQTPQATELAFAS, from the coding sequence ATGCTGAAACAACAAGCCAACTCAACCTTACCTTTTCCCATGACACAATTGCAAGTGCCGAATCGACAACCGATCGCGCTGATTTCGGTTCACGGTGATCCCGCAGCAGAAATCGGTTCAGAAGAAGCAGGGGGTCAAAATGTTTACGTCCGTCAACTGGGCGAAGCATTAGCAGCAAGAGGTTGGCAAGTGGATTTGTTTACTCGCAAAGCTGATCCAGATGCCCCAGAGATTGTGGAACATTCCCCCCATTGTCGCACCATTCGCCTGCAAGCAGGTCCTGAAACCTTTATTCCGCGCGATCGACTGTTTGAATATTTACCACAGTTTATCACCGCTTGGGAAAAATATCAGAGTAAGAGTCGCTATCCTCTAATCCATACCAATTACTGGCTATCAGGTTGGGTGGGGTTACAATTGCAAAAGCGATACAACTTACAATGGCTACACACTTACCACTCTTTAGGGGCAGTAAAATATCAAGCAACGAATCAGCTACCCCTTATCGCATCGAAACGGTTACACATCGAACGAGAAATTTTAGAAAACTGCGATCGCGTCATTGCTACTAGCCCGCAAGAAGAAGAACATTTACGGGAGTTCGTTTCTTCTCAAGGGGAAATTCAAATTATTCCCTGCGGTACTGATACCAAACGCTTTTCCCCGCAACCGAAAGCAGAGGCAAAAGCCAAACTTGGTTTTTCTTCAGACGAGCAAATTGTCCTTTATGTGGGACGGTTTGACCCCCGTAAAGGGATTGAAACCCTTGTCCGTGCCTTTGCCCACAGTGTTGCCGAAAAGCGTAAATTAGTCATTGTGGGCGGTAGCGACGAAAAACGAGGAGATAATAGTGAGCGCGATCGGATTGTAGAGTTAGGAGAAGAGTTAGGGCTGCGCGATCGCGTTGTCTTTGCGGGACGGATCGGACATCAACTGCTACCCACTTATTATGCCAGCGCAGATGTTACCGTTGTTCCCAGCCATTATGAACCTTTTGGTCTTGTCGCGATCGAAGCGATGGCGTGTGGAACACCTGTTATTGCTTCTGATGTCGGCGGATTAAGATTTACCGTTATTCACAACCAGACGGGCTTACTGGTATCTCCCCAAGATGAAATGGGCTTTGCTCACGCCATGGAGCACATTCTCAATCATCCCCACTATGCTCAAAAATTGCAACGAAGAGCAATTAAGCGGGTGCAGAATTATTTTAGTTGGTCTGGTGTCGCAGGACAACTCAGTGGTGTTTATCGTAACTTGCTTGCTGCTTCTTTAATGTCAGAAAGTGTCTTACCGCAAGTACAAACTCCACAAGCGACTGAATTGGCATTTGCATCTTAG
- a CDS encoding peptidase: MNWRKQFREWHRRLAAIMILPLIVTAITGVSYRLSKDWFGFTRDQAHFLMVIHEGEYLGDELKGIYVLLNGLGVLFLLTTGATMLFSNVMKSGLFSSRKQQQEESKS, encoded by the coding sequence ATGAATTGGCGTAAACAGTTTCGAGAATGGCATCGACGTTTAGCTGCAATTATGATTCTACCCCTCATTGTTACTGCCATTACTGGGGTTTCTTATCGGTTATCGAAAGATTGGTTTGGCTTCACTCGCGATCAAGCTCATTTTCTAATGGTGATTCATGAAGGAGAATATCTTGGGGATGAATTGAAAGGGATTTATGTATTACTTAATGGCTTAGGAGTCCTCTTCCTATTAACCACTGGCGCAACTATGCTATTCTCTAATGTAATGAAATCGGGACTTTTTTCGTCTCGTAAACAGCAACAAGAAGAATCAAAATCTTGA
- a CDS encoding M15 family metallopeptidase, whose product MLKPYQTIPIHDCGEDLVVIPTSNFAFVTPHPYQKLGAPYGAISPYWVRESVLAALQDAQKQLQQEYQGWQIQIFDAYRPLAVQQFMVDYTFEALRQQASELSDCEIAQQVEQFWAQPSPNPETPPPHSTGAAVDITLVNESGETLDLGGEIDEISARSDPNFYQDSTTVSGKLYHQRRELLSRIMMTVGFRQHPEEWWHFSLGDQMWAWLKRQESCQTEVIAYYGRIDVNQTT is encoded by the coding sequence ATGCTCAAGCCCTATCAAACCATTCCCATTCATGACTGCGGAGAAGACCTAGTTGTCATTCCCACTTCTAATTTTGCATTTGTCACACCCCATCCCTACCAAAAACTTGGGGCTCCCTATGGGGCGATTTCCCCGTATTGGGTGCGAGAAAGTGTTTTAGCAGCCTTACAGGATGCTCAAAAGCAGCTTCAACAAGAATATCAAGGTTGGCAAATTCAAATTTTTGACGCTTATCGACCACTAGCAGTACAACAGTTCATGGTTGATTATACTTTCGAGGCGTTGCGTCAACAAGCTTCAGAATTATCAGATTGCGAAATCGCGCAACAGGTAGAACAGTTTTGGGCTCAACCCAGCCCTAATCCTGAAACTCCACCCCCTCATAGTACGGGCGCTGCTGTTGATATTACCTTAGTCAATGAAAGCGGAGAAACGCTTGATCTTGGTGGAGAAATTGATGAGATTTCAGCGCGATCTGACCCGAATTTTTATCAAGACAGCACCACTGTCTCTGGAAAACTTTATCATCAACGACGGGAATTATTGAGTAGGATTATGATGACGGTGGGATTTCGCCAACATCCAGAGGAATGGTGGCATTTTTCCCTCGGTGATCAAATGTGGGCTTGGCTAAAGCGTCAAGAGTCTTGTCAAACCGAAGTTATTGCCTATTATGGCAGAATTGACGTTAACCAAACAACTTGA
- a CDS encoding SRPBCC family protein, producing the protein MTNWLEHSVEIEVNAPMDLVWSLWSDLEQMPRWMKWIDSVEVLADNPDLSRWKLATGGWEFSWLSRITNLVPEQIIQWESVDGLPNKGAVRFYDRKTSSIVRLSVAYSIPGVLGQIMDSLFLGQVVESTLQADLDRFREYIDQVQAPQN; encoded by the coding sequence ATGACAAATTGGCTAGAACATAGTGTCGAAATCGAAGTCAACGCCCCCATGGATCTGGTCTGGAGTTTATGGTCAGATTTAGAACAAATGCCAAGATGGATGAAATGGATCGATTCGGTCGAAGTTCTAGCGGATAATCCAGATTTATCCCGTTGGAAACTTGCTACTGGGGGCTGGGAATTTAGTTGGTTATCTCGGATTACCAATTTAGTTCCAGAACAGATTATTCAATGGGAGTCGGTGGATGGGTTACCCAATAAAGGCGCGGTACGATTTTATGACCGCAAAACCAGCAGTATTGTCCGTTTATCTGTCGCCTATTCCATTCCAGGGGTACTGGGGCAAATTATGGATAGTTTGTTTTTAGGACAAGTGGTAGAATCGACCCTGCAAGCCGATTTAGACCGATTTCGCGAGTATATTGACCAAGTGCAAGCTCCACAAAATTGA